From the Hypomesus transpacificus isolate Combined female chromosome 24, fHypTra1, whole genome shotgun sequence genome, the window GAGCTAGCTAAACCACAATATTGAATTAAATCATTAAAACAGTTTAGTTTTATTATATTGTACGATGATATCCGCAGACATATACGGTATTTGTCCATTGTGGAACCAGCGAAATTTGGCTACTCAGTTTATCGCTAGTTAACCGACAGATTTCAAATGTAGCTACTAGCCGTCGAGGTAACTGTGTTAACTAGCTAGCTGTTACTAGTATGTCCGGTTTTGCAAGTGGGCAATTTAGTAAGCCTGTGTATGTTGTCGATTAATATCTAATTCCGTATTACGTTTTATGTTTTTCTGTGCAGGTCCTAAACGTCATCAGATTTAACATCTCGTCTCAAGCCAAAATGTTCGGCCATCACGGTGCTATGTGGGTGTTCGTACAGGTGCTCTTGGCCCACCTCTTATGCGGATGGGCGATTGGGTCCGAACTGACGTTCGAGCTTCCAGACAACGCCAAACAGTGTTTCTATGAAGACATTACCATTGGCACGAAGTGTACCCTTGAATTCCAAGTACGATTATTAGTGATTAATAACCCGTTTACTCTACGTGTCGTAGACAGTGGAAAAGAACTTAGACAGACTATACATGTGTATCTCCTATTTAATGTCATTGTGTTCCAAAAATCACTGGAAAATTGAAACGgagaataaatgaaaaaatcaaagaaaaagccaaaaacaattacactgtaaagtatctaactgtgtgtgtccgtTAGGTGGTAACTGGTGGACATTACGATGTGGACTGTCGCCTGGAAGACCCAGAAGGCACAGTTCTCTACAAGGAGATGAAGAAACAATACGACAGTTTCACGTTCACTGCGGCGAAGAACGGAACCTACAAGTTCTGCTTCAGCAACGAGTTCTCCACCTTCACTCACAAGACGGTCTACTTTGACTTCCAGGTCGGAGAGGACCCCCCGCTGTTCCCCGAGAACAGGGTCTCCGCCCTCACTCAGGTTGGTCTGGTCAGCACCTACACCTTCACATGGTCCATTTGTGTACGCACTGGTGAATTAATACAACAGTGGTCTGCTTCCATAACCTTAGATAGCCATTGATGTTCTGCCGACAGGCATATATTCAATTTAACCAACACTGACTGTCCTGCATGGTTGTAATATCATTTTAATCCACAGTACTGTAACCGttacccctctctgtctccccccccatctctctgtctcccccccccctctctctgtctctctccccccctctttgtctctccccccccccctctctctctgtctctccccccccccctctctctgtctctccccccaccccccctctctgtctctctctgcccccctctctctgtctccccccctctctctctgtctttctccccccccccctctctgtctcccccccctctctctctgtctctctccccccccctctctgtctcccccccccccctctctgtctctctccgcccccctctctctgtctcagttgGAGTCAGCCTGCGTATCCATCCACGAAGCTCTGAAGTCTGTGATCGACTACCAGACACACTTCCGGTTGAGAGAGGCTCAGGGCCGCAGCCGGGCCGAAGACCTCAACACCCGTGTGGCCTTCTGGTCCATCGGAGAGGCCTTCATCCTCCTGGTGGTCAGCATCAGTCAGGTGGTCCTGCTTAGAAGCTTCTTCTCCAACAAGAAGACCACAACCACGCGTGTCGGATCCTAACAAGCGGGACTCTGCACACCCCCCCCGTCACTTCTCCCATCTCATCACGCCCGGATCCCAATTCTCTACGGCCTCTGTTTGAATATGTAATGGTGTTCTTTTCCGCtcctctgattggacaggtgaAAGTCTGTGctctctgattggacaggtgaAAGTCTGTGctctctgattggacaggtgaaaacctgtgttcctccagCTGTTACCAGTCCTGTGAAATCCTGAGTGGTTCTAcaaggatgggaggaggaaaagagttTTGGAGCAATTAAAAGTAGAACTGAGAATTATCACCATAATGTTTGCACTATCTGGAAGCACTATTTGCCCCTCTGCAAGGTATGGTCTAATGGGTGTAAGGTTAAATGGAGTTAGTGTTTTCATGTTTCATTACTGATTTCCCTGTGCGAAGCAAGAATGGGAGGTAAAGAATTGGGATTTGgtatctgtctctcacacaaggAACTGCTGATCCAACTCCCACAAACAGTGATTTATGGCAGAAGTGTTGCTTTGTTTTGTCTAGTCAGATTTAGCTTTCATATGCAGATATTTTGAGTTTTTAAGATAAGGTCTCGTATACTCCCAAGTCTCAACGTTCAGTTGCTGGTCCTGTCATCCCCGTTGATTAGTTTTTCATCCATAACGATCTAAAACATTGAATCAGTCTGCAACTTTCAGACATATTTGAGACGTTGGCTAATACAGACCATGGCGGTGCTATGAATTTACTTTTAACATGGCCCACCCTCCCTGTGGATAATCTGATCATTATATCAGTCGATGTTGAAAATTTAGCAATTTATTTATTATGTGGGTTGGATACTGCATTGTTTTTTATGACACTGTTTACCTGAATGTATGAACATACTGGTCACTCCTCACCTTATTCATTGAGATTGCAGAACTGAAATCAGACACTGGATTCATAATTCCAATAAAAGTTTATaggggatttttttttatgtggacAGGATACACATGATTTGTTTAGGGTTGTAATATTTCCCTTTTACTGGTTTTGTGGCTACAACAACAGGCCTAATATGGATGAAGTGTGATTATGATTTGGTGATATGGTGACTGTGGTTTTATACCCTTTGGTTAAATCTTAACTTTCTTGTTGGATTCAAACTGTTCATCTTTAGAAAGACATTCTCATGATTAACTGAAGTGAAATGAAATTAATCCCCAGTGTAGTTTATATGTTCCATCTCTTTAGTGTGATTTATTCCCATTATGTATTTGGTTTAAAGAGGTGGAAGAAAGCTCTTGTTTAAGCACATAATTTAATTTCTTTATTAGGCATTTTCTCAATGGTGTGGTCAGGCTTTGGTTTGTATACTGTTCATGATCATTATCAGCTTGTGGGCACATCTAAGGGTAATTTCCTTGTTTGCATACAGTTGCTGAATAAACATTTTCTGGTAAACCTATTGTGTGGTCGTTCTTGTCTGATTAATCTTCACTAAACTAATCATGACAAAACACGtttcaaattatttttaaaatatgttttatgaTTAGTGGCTGTGATAGAAAAATACGTCGGACAGTCCATGTAACCTCGTATTTTAACAAAGactttgtataaaaaaaagtcaTGAAGGAAATTAAAGAACTTCTAAGTGCGAGGTCCCGAATCTATTTTGTACTTTGAGAACCTGTTCGTGTTATTGTTCCGTCTGTGTTTTGGTCTATTGGCCACTAGAGAACGATATGTTTCAGTAAAAATGGAACACCATACAGTTAATACgtacatatctgtgtgtgtagcaatTTTTTGTTTTCCTATATCATTCATGTCTAATTCCAGCACAATACAATGTGCAGCCTATGTAATCATGTCAACCACAGTTAGAATATCTTAAATTATTTTATATAGATTCGAAATGAAGAAGGTATATTTCACTTTAACCGAGAGATCTTCATTAGATTACGTAACCAACCATCAGCCCTCTGATTGGATGAAGTCCACGTCAATTCCAGGAAAAGTTGCAAAAAAAAAGGTCTGCATTGTTTTTGATTAGACAGAAGCGAGTCGTGATCTGAACGGTGTGGTGGGAGGACAATCTACCCTAatcatctgccccccccccccccccctctctcaacaTTACAGTCGAGCTAGCTGGCTCGCTACGCGACACGATTGTCCTGTGATGTTTTTGCTACTGTGATTTTACTCGGGTAGATTTTTACAGGAAGAGATCAAAGAAATTCGGTTCCTCCTGATGTCACAGAGCCGTGGAACAACAGAATCTTTGGAGACATAACAGCTGTCATCTTCTGGAAAAACGCGTAGCTAGTTGGCCTTATAGGATAGAAAGCTAACATAGCTCGCTGGCCATCAAGCGGGGGTGGATGTTGGTTTCCTGACTCCACATCCTATTCCTTTCTGTCGGATATAGCGTCGACGTCGCATGGGTATGTTAAAATGACGAGCGGTGGTGGACTAATCTTGAGCAAGACTTGCGCTGACGTTAACCTGGTGGCGTTTCGATACTAGCCAGAATTACTACTTGCTTGCATCGCTGTTTAGTCAATTAATGATAGCATTGCAGCTAATTAGCCAAGTCATTTGACATCTGTCTGGACTAGTCTGTCATATGCTGGGTTAAAATTACAACTAACACCAGTAAGCATAGGCAAATCTATCGTATGAGGATACAGTTTACCTAGAAGACAACGGGAGTGGCTTGCTCGGTTTTTAATAATACAGCACAGCTAGCTGGCCAAGCTAGTGCTGAGTAACAGCCCGCTAGCTAGTTAGGTGGCTAACACTAGGGACTCCCATAGCTAAACAAAGACTTCCGCTCTTCAGACTTAACTCTCGCTGCTAGAAGTCAATTGTTTGATTTAACTCGGTAGTCTAAGCGTTCTCATAGTAATGCATGATACTGCCTTTTTTATTGGTTAAGTCTGTTTCCTCCAGTGTGAGAAGACATTTGTTCCAATGGATCTAAAAACGGCGACGTTCAACGCAGCAAGGGATGGCAAGCTGCGGTTGCTTCAGAAACTACTAGAGCACAAAACACTACAGGAGATCGTGTCGATAATATCAGACAAAACCAACGGTGCGACACCTTTACTCATGGCGTCCAGGTATGGACACCTGGACTTGGTAGAGTATCTCTTGGAGTGTTGCTGTGCGCCGGTGGAGGTCGGCGGGTCTGTAAACTTTGACGGGGAAACCATTGAAGGTGCCCCACCGCTTTGGGCCGCCTCGGCAGCTGGACACCTGAAAGTGGTACAGTCGTTACTGGGCCACGGTGCCTCCGTGAACAATACCACCCTCACTAACTCTACCCCACTGCGAGCTGCCTGCTTCGATGGGCACCTGGACATTGTGAAGTATCTGGTGGAACATAAGGCTGACTTGGAGGTAGCCAACAGGCACGGTCACACTTGCCTTATGATCTCCTGTTACAAAGGACATAAAGAAATAGCCCAGTATCTGCTTGAGAAAGGCGCCGATGTAAACAGGAAAAGCGTAAAAGGTAAGCAGGAAAACAAGCAGTAGATACACTACATTAAACAAGTGCTGTTCCTCTATACAGATgcttgtctgtgtctctgaagaTAAGATGATAAAAAACGTATTTAATGCATGTGTGTAGTTCTAATAACATTGTGTATGTTTATTGTGCTGTTTCCACCTCCAATGGCAACAGGCTGTCATTGACGGCCTTATCTAGATGTGTAAATTTGGACTGTCAGACAAGTTAACCTACCAAGCTGGATTAATTTGTTTGTAGCTAAACCAATTAGGGGAAGTGAGCCCACCCCGGCCTGTTCTAAATTTGAGCCTTGCGACAGACATCTCTCTCTGAGGCCCTGTTCTGCTCGGAGAGATTTGCACCTTCTTGGCAAGGCTTCTGACTGGCACATAGCTTACATCACTCAGCTACAACATGCACCGCcccagagacggagggagaaggTTAGGGTTTAGTCAAGCATGGTCAAGGCATTTACCACCTAGAGCCCCGGAGAGACCTGAGGGAAATGAAGGAGAGTCTTTTAGTTTTACAACGGCCATCGTTGTTTTAGGTTTGATGTTGTCATTGGCTCTTTTGGCTAGGTAgtccccagacatggattaaccCTAGGACTAAGACACCCTCTCCATGGACAGCCTGTAGAGTTGTCTTTAATCTGTCCTGGGTGCTTGACTGTTTAGTGTCCTGGCACTTTGACATCAAGGGATAGTCTCCTTCCACTTCCAGTACAGACAAATCCCAGTGTTATCCTAGGATCAATAGCATCTGGGTTGGGACCTGACTTGAGTGTTATGTATTGATCCTAGGTTGTGATGACGCCTCAACCTTGAGAAATGCAACTTTGCCCTCTCGAcacaaatgtttatttcagtctTCTGTCTCAATCCAGGTTGTTTCCGATAGGCTTAATTTGTGGCCTGGAAAGTGGAAACAGAACTGTttcattaaaataaaatacaaatatatagatTGTCTGCAGTGCTTTGGTCACCACTTGATTGTTTGGATGTGCCGATCACCCCGTCCCCTAGGCAACACGGCGCTCCACGACTGCGCCGAGTCGGGCAGCCTGGAGATCATGAAGACGCTGCTGAAGTACGGTGCCTCCATGGAGCACGACGGCTACGGCATGACCCCGCTGCTGTCGGCCAGCGTGACGGGACACACCAACATAGTGGACTACCTGACACAGCTCCAGCAGACCGGCCGGCCGGAGAGGATCAACGccctggagctgctgggggCCACCTTCGTGGACAAGAAGAGAGACCTGCTGGGAGCGCTCAAGTACTGGAGGAGGGCCATGGACCTGAGATACAGCGACAggtaagaggagggagagggctgggtcTCCCCTTAGTTCAGGGGTGGcccatcctggtcctcgagggccactgtcctgcatgttttagatgtttccctgctccagcacacctgtttcaaatgaatgggtcgttatcaagctctgtggaagccggggtAATGACgaatcatttgaatcaggtgtgctggagcagggaaaccatctaaaacatgcaggacagtggccctcgaggaccaggattggccacCCCTGCCCTAGTTGGATGAAAGTGCCTCCTAAATCAAGAAAATAATAAATGACGAACGCTGCTGCTTATTTCCTGTCTCCTAGCAACAACATCCAGTACAAGGCGGAGCCTAAGCAGCTGATCATGGCGTACGACTACGCCCGGGAGGTGACGagcgtggaggagctggacagtCTGATCTCTGACCCGGACGAGATGCGCATGCAGGCCCTCCTGATCCGCGAGCGCATCCTAGGCCCCTCCCACCCCGACACCTCCTACTACATCCGCTACCGGGGTGCCGTGTACGCCGACTCGGGGAACTTTGAGCGCTGCATCAACCTGTGGAAGTATGCCCTGGACATGCAGCAGAGCAACCTGGACCCTCTCAGCCCCATGACGGCCTCCAGTCTGCTGTCCTTCGCCGAGCTCTTCTCCTTCATGCTGCAGGACCGAGCAAAGGGCCTCCTGGGAACCTCGGTGTCGTTCGACGACCTCATGGGCATCCTGAGGAAGAGCGTGCTGGAGATTGAGAGGGCAGTGGGGCAGAGCCAGCCTGGTCCGGACCCGGCTCAGCTCAGCAAGGCCCTGGCCATCATCCTGCACCTGGTGTGTCTGCTGGAGAAGGTGCCCTGCTCCCTGAAACAGGACCACTTCAAGAAGGAGACTATCTACAGGTGAGGTGAACCTGGGTGCACCGCTGCCTCGCTTAGGGTTAGGCTCTGCTGGACACCTGGAGTGACACTGAAATGAAATCTGGGCTGTGAAACATCTACTGGTGCTAGTTTTAGTGTGTTTTTCAGTCCTGAGTGTAAATATCAAAGCGTCCTTCTCCGCCAAAACGAAACAAAAATTTTGAATCCTTTGCCAATCTCCGTTTCCTTCTCCTTGCTTAGTCTGTGATTGGTTCTGTTCAGCTGGTCTGTGTTTTATCCCTGGAGGTTTTGCAGAGCtgacgtgtgtggtgtgtgtgtgtcccaggttcCTGAAGCTGCAGCCATGTGGTAAGAGTGGCTACAGCCCGCTCCACCTGGCTGTGGACCGCAACACCACCTGCGTAGGCCGCTACCCAGTCTGCAAGTTCCCCTCCCTGCAGGTCACATCCGTCCTGCTGGAGTGCGGCGCCGACGTCAACGCCCGCGACGAAGACCACAACAGCGCGCTGCACGTGGCGGCGTCCAACAACCAGCCCGACATCATGAACCTGCTGATCGCGAGCGGCACGCACTTCGACAGCACCAACGCCTTCCGGCAGACGGCCTGTGACCTGCTGGACGAGAAGGAGATGGCCAAGAACCTGATCCAGCCCATCAACCACACCACCCTGCAGTGTCTGGCTGCCCGTGCCATCGTCACGCACGGCCTGCCGTACCAGGGCAGCATCCCCGAGAAGCTGGAGGCCTTCGTCCTGCTGCACAGATAGGACCCTGGAGAGACctcctggggagaggaggagggggctgaactgctcctcctcctccttgaagcctcctctcccctctcccctccctcctccacctgcagtTGAACTCCCAGTTTGATTCACCTGGAAGTGGATGTTTGtatgtgacccccccctccccttcaaaGACAGTGGTTACACTGAGTCTCCTGAGGTTGTGGGGGGTCCGGGGGGGACGTTCTGTAATGTCGGCACAATGTTTTAAGCTAGATTCccccatttccccccccccccccccccacaactcccctttaattttaaagttttttttattttctttactTGCTTTAGACTTGATTTCTTCATATTCCATACTATTTATTAATCCAAGATGTCATTGAGAGATTTTTCTCCATGCCTGCCCCTCTGTATGTTTCTCTCTTTATGCAATGTGGAGGAATATACCAGGACTTAAACCATCACTATTTTGCCAATAATTACATAAAGGTATGGACTGTCTGTCGCTATGACTTCTTCCTGCTTTCAGCTCTGCGGGTAGTTTGTCCCAGACCTGGGACCCGCTGAGATGGGAGGGGCCCAAGCGTTAGCAAGCTTTCTGAGAAGGGTGATCGTTTGCAAATACCATAAGTGCTTTATTTCTCCTATGTATAGGCTCCATGATACCAGACTGTTCAGTGTCTGCACTTGTCTGTGCAACAACTTGCTTTTTACTTCTTTTGTtcgttttagtttttttaatttttttttgtggtgaCTGCCTGTTCCTTCATGTTCCCACGGTTACGCTAAGAGGGGGAGCAACAATTGCTGGATGATCTgttttgtgggggggggttggggtgggggggtagttgccagaggtgtgtgtgtgtggaggggcgtAGGTGCGGGTGAGACCCTCATACTTCCTGTCGacgatgacctttgaccctggtTGTCGCCGTCTGCGAGCTCTTAAACAAAGACGAAGGTCGGTTTGGGGTTCAGACACAGCCACGCATGGGGCATACACCTTTTTAGTATTTTACATTTTGACTATCCATCCTTTGACTCCATCTGAGCTGTGCACATCATATCAATCATGGTGTAAACACCCTGACCCACGTTAAGAGGCCCCCATCACAACGTCAACACCTATCCTGTAGGAGGACAGGAAAGAGGACAGGAAAGATGCTCTCTCTTGTGGGAGAAGCTTAGCTTGGTGAAAATGACTTTGCACATTAGCtttagtaaaaaaagaaaagaaaacagaaaaggGCTTTTTTTTCCATACTTTTAGGAACAACTTTCTCCTGTAAAGACGGATAGAGAACAACACAACTGTACAGACCTAGCCCATGGGGGGGTACATGCTTTAATTCTGCACTTTATTCCACCAGAATGGTAAGACTTCATACCAACATAATGGCAACATAAATCAAGTTCATGTCTTAAAGAACCGATTTGACAATAAAAACCCATTGTTGCACTCGTGCTCTCCTCGCctctgtccttccttccttcctctcttccggCAGCCAAGCAGCTAGCCAGGCTCCTGTGTGTGGGACGATGTCTTTCCTTCTTTTGAGAAATCCCTGATCAGTCGAGTCAGAGCTGGGCTCAGCTGTGTGTTGGAGCTCAGCCTTCACTCTGCTCAGTCGAGTCAGAGCTGGGCTCTGCTGTGTGTTGGAGCACAGCCTTCCGTCTGCTCAGTCGAGTCAGATCAGAAATGACccagaagaagggagagatgcTGTTGCTGAGATGCTTCCAGTAgcctgagagaaagagggggagacagagggagagagagagggggagacagggagagagagagggggagacagggagagagagggggggagagacagagggagagagagggagacagagagacggggggagacagggagagagagggggagacagggagagagaggggggagagacagagaaagcgcgtgaggagaggaaacgATCGTATATTGTTTTTCCGGAAAGCTGGGCTTCTGGTTTCTCTGCACCGTGTTCAGAATGTGGCACTGTGGCTGGATGTTCCAGCGGTGATGAATCACAGAGGAATGTTCTcctgcaggagggaggagactcCCTCGCCCCAGGAGAGCTAACCAGCAGACCTGCCTACACCCGGAAGAGCCGAACTCAATGCTAACTTTGACCCCTGGAGGGTGGGTGTCTTACTAACCTTTTCTTATCTTGATAATAGTAACTGTGAGGGACAACAGTTTGACAGGGAGAGCAAGCCCCACCTTTGACGAGGTCAAAGAGGTGGATTATCTTATCTGTAGTCATGAGccagctgggtgtgtgtgtgtgtccctaccTCATAGTGGATGTTAATCTGTTCTAAGTTTCAGTCAACTGTTTCCCCCGATTTAAACGCTAAGCACATCTGTGGTGAGGGTTTGGGCTGGTGGGCTTGCTGGCTGTCTCGCTACCTTGAGGAACACATGCATACTCTCTTTCTTAcatttgcatacacacacacacacgatgttCTGAGCCCTTTGACCAGGTGCACTGGGTAGCTCTGAAGTGTGAggaatacacacactacaccaggTGGACTGGCTAGCTCTACTGTGAGGAATGTCTACcacctgccctgtgtgtgtgtgtgtgtgtataaaccaggtgctcctctctcccctcgtgtgcgtgtgtgtgtgtaaaccaggtgctcctctctcctggtgGCCGGGCGAGCTGAGACCTGTGTGCTCGGTGTCTCACGGGAGGAAGACAGTTTCCAGCCTACTGGCTTCACCTGTCACATCACaggaaacagtgtgtgtgtgtgtgtacagtcaggTGAGCGCATTCCCgtagtgtgtgctgtgtttgtttagagtctccacacacacacacacacagacgtatcAGACATCTCGCAATTAATAATTCCCACGTTCCGTTGTCAGGTTCGACTATCTGTGCCATCCCATGATCTCCAGCTCTATTGTCATTGGACGCTCAGCCTACTTCTTACAGTTCCTAAAATAACTAGGAATTATGCCCCTTTGGAAACGTGTCCTACATTAGGGGCTGCTGCCATCCTCACGGCCCCCTGCCTGGG encodes:
- the tmed7 gene encoding transmembrane emp24 domain-containing protein 7, translated to MFGHHGAMWVFVQVLLAHLLCGWAIGSELTFELPDNAKQCFYEDITIGTKCTLEFQVVTGGHYDVDCRLEDPEGTVLYKEMKKQYDSFTFTAAKNGTYKFCFSNEFSTFTHKTVYFDFQVGEDPPLFPENRVSALTQLESACVSIHEALKSVIDYQTHFRLREAQGRSRAEDLNTRVAFWSIGEAFILLVVSISQVVLLRSFFSNKKTTTTRVGS
- the LOC124486729 gene encoding protein fem-1 homolog C-like isoform X1, yielding MVCFLQCEKTFVPMDLKTATFNAARDGKLRLLQKLLEHKTLQEIVSIISDKTNGATPLLMASRYGHLDLVEYLLECCCAPVEVGGSVNFDGETIEGAPPLWAASAAGHLKVVQSLLGHGASVNNTTLTNSTPLRAACFDGHLDIVKYLVEHKADLEVANRHGHTCLMISCYKGHKEIAQYLLEKGADVNRKSVKGNTALHDCAESGSLEIMKTLLKYGASMEHDGYGMTPLLSASVTGHTNIVDYLTQLQQTGRPERINALELLGATFVDKKRDLLGALKYWRRAMDLRYSDSNNIQYKAEPKQLIMAYDYAREVTSVEELDSLISDPDEMRMQALLIRERILGPSHPDTSYYIRYRGAVYADSGNFERCINLWKYALDMQQSNLDPLSPMTASSLLSFAELFSFMLQDRAKGLLGTSVSFDDLMGILRKSVLEIERAVGQSQPGPDPAQLSKALAIILHLVCLLEKVPCSLKQDHFKKETIYRFLKLQPCGKSGYSPLHLAVDRNTTCVGRYPVCKFPSLQVTSVLLECGADVNARDEDHNSALHVAASNNQPDIMNLLIASGTHFDSTNAFRQTACDLLDEKEMAKNLIQPINHTTLQCLAARAIVTHGLPYQGSIPEKLEAFVLLHR
- the LOC124486729 gene encoding protein fem-1 homolog C-like isoform X2, producing MDLKTATFNAARDGKLRLLQKLLEHKTLQEIVSIISDKTNGATPLLMASRYGHLDLVEYLLECCCAPVEVGGSVNFDGETIEGAPPLWAASAAGHLKVVQSLLGHGASVNNTTLTNSTPLRAACFDGHLDIVKYLVEHKADLEVANRHGHTCLMISCYKGHKEIAQYLLEKGADVNRKSVKGNTALHDCAESGSLEIMKTLLKYGASMEHDGYGMTPLLSASVTGHTNIVDYLTQLQQTGRPERINALELLGATFVDKKRDLLGALKYWRRAMDLRYSDSNNIQYKAEPKQLIMAYDYAREVTSVEELDSLISDPDEMRMQALLIRERILGPSHPDTSYYIRYRGAVYADSGNFERCINLWKYALDMQQSNLDPLSPMTASSLLSFAELFSFMLQDRAKGLLGTSVSFDDLMGILRKSVLEIERAVGQSQPGPDPAQLSKALAIILHLVCLLEKVPCSLKQDHFKKETIYRFLKLQPCGKSGYSPLHLAVDRNTTCVGRYPVCKFPSLQVTSVLLECGADVNARDEDHNSALHVAASNNQPDIMNLLIASGTHFDSTNAFRQTACDLLDEKEMAKNLIQPINHTTLQCLAARAIVTHGLPYQGSIPEKLEAFVLLHR